Proteins co-encoded in one Chionomys nivalis chromosome 6, mChiNiv1.1, whole genome shotgun sequence genomic window:
- the LOC130875942 gene encoding 60S ribosomal protein L17-like, producing MVHYSLDPENPTKSCKSRGSNLRVHFKNTREMAQAIKGMHIRKATKYLKDVTLKKQCVPFRRYNGGVGRCAQAKQWGWTQGRWPKKSAEFLLHMLKNAESNAELKGLDVDSLVIEHIQVNKAPKMRRRTYRAHGRINPYMSSPCHIEMILTEKEQIVPKPEEEVAQKKKISQKKLKKQKLMARE from the coding sequence ATGGTTCACTACTCTCTTGACCCAGAAAACCCTACAAAATCATGCAAATCGAGAGGATCAAACCTTCGGGTTCACTTTAAGAACACCCGTGAAATGGCCCAGGCCATCAAGGGTATGCATATCCGAAAAGCCACCAAGTATCTGAAAGATGTCACTTTGAAGAAGCAGTGTGTGCCATTCCGACGGTACAATGGTGGAGTCGGTAGGTGCGCCCAGGCCAAACAGTGGGGCTGGACACAGGGTCGGTGGCCAAAAAAGAGTGCGGAATTTTTGCTGCACATGCTGAAAAATGCAGAGAGCAATGCTGAACTGAAGGGTTTAGATGTGGACTCTCTGGTCATTGAGCACATCCAGGTGAACAAAGCACCTAAGATGCGCCGACGAACTTACAGAGCTCATGGCCGGATTAACCCATACATGAGCTCCCCCTGCCACATCGAGATGATCCTCACTGAAAAGGAACAGATtgttccaaagccagaagaggaggttgcacagaagaaaaagatatcccagaagaaactgaagaaacaaaaacttatggCACGGGAATAA